One window of Streptomyces sp. NBC_00273 genomic DNA carries:
- a CDS encoding NAD-dependent malic enzyme has product MATAPSVSYSMTVRLEVPASGTAVSQLTTAVESSGGSVTGLDVTASGHEKLRIDVTIAATSTAHADEIVEKLRGIEGVSLGKVSDRTFLMHLGGKIEMASKHPIRNRDDLSMIYTPGVARVCMAIAENPEDARRLTIKRNTVAVVTDGSAVLGLGNIGPMAAMPVMEGKAALFKRFADIDAWPICLDTQDPDEIVAAVKAIAPGFAGINLEDISAPRCFEIEARLREALDIPVFHDDQHGTAIVVLAALTNALRVVGKAVGDVKVVMSGAGAAGTAILKLLLAAGVKNAVSADIHGVVHADRPDLVDAAADSPLRWIADNTNPEGYTGTLKEAVVGADVFIGVSAPNVLSGEDVAAMAEGAIVFALANPDPEVDPAIARQTAAVVATGRSDFPNQINNVLVFPGVFRGLLDAQSRTVNTEMMLAAASALADVVGEDELNANYIIPSVFNDKVAGAVAGAVRKAASGS; this is encoded by the coding sequence ATGGCAACGGCGCCCAGCGTCTCGTATTCGATGACGGTCCGGCTGGAAGTGCCCGCGAGCGGAACCGCGGTCTCCCAGCTCACCACCGCCGTGGAGTCCTCCGGCGGATCGGTCACCGGCCTCGACGTGACCGCATCCGGCCACGAGAAGCTCCGGATCGACGTCACCATCGCCGCGACCTCCACCGCGCACGCCGACGAGATCGTCGAGAAGCTGCGCGGCATCGAGGGCGTCAGCCTGGGCAAGGTCTCCGACCGCACCTTCCTGATGCACCTCGGCGGCAAGATCGAGATGGCGTCCAAGCACCCCATCCGCAACCGTGACGACCTCTCGATGATCTACACCCCGGGCGTGGCCCGCGTGTGCATGGCGATCGCCGAGAACCCCGAGGACGCGCGCCGCCTCACCATCAAGCGCAACACCGTCGCAGTCGTGACGGACGGCTCCGCCGTGCTGGGTCTCGGCAACATCGGCCCGATGGCCGCCATGCCGGTCATGGAGGGCAAGGCGGCCCTGTTCAAGCGCTTCGCCGACATCGACGCCTGGCCGATCTGCCTCGACACCCAGGACCCCGACGAGATCGTGGCCGCCGTCAAGGCCATCGCCCCGGGCTTCGCCGGCATCAACCTGGAGGACATCTCCGCGCCGCGCTGCTTCGAGATCGAGGCCCGGCTGCGCGAGGCCCTCGACATCCCCGTCTTCCACGACGACCAGCACGGCACCGCGATCGTCGTGCTCGCGGCCCTCACCAACGCACTGCGCGTAGTGGGCAAGGCAGTTGGCGACGTCAAGGTCGTCATGTCGGGCGCCGGCGCGGCCGGTACCGCCATCCTCAAGCTGCTCCTCGCGGCGGGCGTCAAGAACGCGGTGAGCGCCGACATCCACGGCGTCGTGCACGCGGACCGCCCCGACCTCGTCGACGCGGCCGCGGACTCCCCGCTGCGCTGGATCGCCGACAACACCAACCCCGAGGGCTACACGGGCACGCTGAAGGAAGCCGTGGTCGGCGCCGACGTGTTCATCGGCGTCTCGGCCCCGAACGTGCTGTCCGGCGAGGACGTCGCCGCCATGGCGGAAGGCGCGATCGTGTTCGCGCTCGCGAACCCGGACCCGGAGGTGGACCCGGCCATCGCCCGCCAGACCGCCGCCGTCGTGGCCACCGGCCGTTCCGACTTCCCGAACCAGATCAACAACGTGCTGGTCTTCCCGGGCGTCTTCCGCGGCCTGCTGGACGCTCAGTCCCGCACCGTGAACACGGAGATGATGCTGGCCGCCGCGAGCGCGCTGGCGGACGTCGTCGGCGAGGACGAGCTGAACGCGAACTACATCATCCCGTCGGTGTTCAACGACAAGGTCGCGGGTGCGGTCGCGGGCGCCGTCCGCAAGGCGGCCTCGGGGTCCTGA
- a CDS encoding HU family DNA-binding protein, producing MNRSELVAALSERAEVTRKDADAVLAALAETVGEIVAKGDEKVTIPGFLTFERTHRAARTARNPQTGDPIQIPAGYSVKVSAGSKLKEAAKGK from the coding sequence ATGAACCGCAGTGAGCTGGTGGCCGCTCTGTCCGAGCGCGCCGAGGTGACCCGCAAGGACGCCGACGCCGTTCTGGCCGCGCTCGCCGAGACCGTCGGCGAGATTGTCGCCAAGGGCGACGAGAAGGTCACCATCCCCGGCTTCCTGACCTTCGAGCGCACCCACCGTGCCGCTCGCACCGCGCGCAACCCGCAGACCGGCGACCCCATCCAGATCCCGGCCGGCTACAGCGTGAAGGTCTCCGCGGGCTCCAAGCTCAAGGAAGCCGCCAAGGGCAAGTAA
- a CDS encoding HelD family protein, translating into MAAQNAAVDSTADSVRDREIAVEQTHLDQVYRRLEEKIHEAEFLMNDAAKRGQVGTPGALAERDAQVFRAGIHLNRLNNEFEDFLFGRIDLVLGKDGERGADGAYTSVEPADDAIREDLTADIAETLHIGRIGVLDSDYTPLVIDWRAPAAAPFYRSTPKEPGRVVRRRVIRSKGRKVLGVEDDLMRPEVTASLDGRELPAIGDGALMAALGRARTHSMRDIVSSIQAEQDLVIRAPAASVAEVAGGPGTGKTAVALHRAAYLLYQDRRRYSGGILIVSPTPLLVAYTEGVLPSLGEEGQVAIRALGSLVDGAEATTYDSPAVARIKGSSRMLKVLRKAVRGALELGGAPDRLRVVAFGRRQELEADELNRIRQNVLGGTAPVNLLRPRARKLLLDALYAKSGGAGRHSDPELAAELRSAFDEDISTEDAFIGFLNAWWPELTPRAVLAALADERHLGRWSRRDLNPRETRQLARSLRRVGPDGKGPLSVHDVALLDELQLLLGAPARPKRKRELDPLDQLSGLEELMPTREETQWERAERLAAERTEYAHVIVDEAQDLTPMQWRMVGRRGRHGTWTVVGDPAQSSWTDPEEAAAARDEALGSRPRRRFTLTVNYRNPAEVAEVASRVLRLAMPGMEPPSAVRSTGLEPRFTAAGGDLGTAVREETRRLLEQVDGTVGVVVAMDRRAEAAGWLADLGGRAVALGSLEAKGLEYDATVVVSPAEIADESPAGLRVLYVALTRATQQLTVVSAERDKPDADGVPELLLP; encoded by the coding sequence GTGGCCGCGCAGAATGCCGCTGTCGACAGCACGGCGGATTCCGTCCGCGATCGGGAGATCGCGGTCGAGCAGACGCATCTCGACCAGGTGTACCGACGCCTTGAGGAGAAGATCCACGAGGCCGAGTTCCTCATGAACGACGCCGCCAAGCGCGGCCAGGTGGGTACGCCCGGCGCGCTCGCCGAGCGCGACGCGCAGGTCTTCCGGGCGGGTATCCACCTGAACCGGCTGAACAACGAGTTCGAGGACTTCCTCTTCGGCCGCATCGACCTGGTGCTCGGCAAGGACGGGGAGCGCGGCGCCGACGGCGCGTACACCTCCGTCGAGCCCGCCGACGACGCGATCCGCGAGGACCTCACCGCCGACATCGCCGAGACGCTGCACATCGGCCGCATCGGGGTCCTGGACTCCGACTACACGCCGCTGGTCATCGACTGGCGCGCGCCGGCGGCCGCGCCGTTCTACCGCTCCACGCCCAAGGAGCCCGGCCGGGTCGTGCGCCGCCGCGTCATCCGCTCCAAGGGCCGCAAGGTGCTCGGCGTCGAGGACGACCTGATGCGCCCCGAGGTCACCGCCTCCCTGGACGGCCGGGAGCTCCCCGCCATCGGCGACGGCGCCCTCATGGCAGCCCTCGGACGGGCGCGCACGCACTCGATGCGCGACATCGTCTCCTCCATCCAGGCCGAGCAGGACCTGGTCATCCGGGCCCCCGCCGCCTCCGTGGCCGAGGTCGCCGGCGGCCCGGGCACCGGCAAGACCGCCGTCGCCCTGCACCGCGCCGCCTACCTGCTCTACCAGGACCGGCGCCGCTACTCCGGCGGCATCCTGATCGTCTCGCCGACCCCGCTGCTCGTCGCGTACACCGAGGGCGTGCTGCCCTCGCTCGGCGAGGAGGGCCAGGTGGCCATCCGGGCGCTGGGCTCGCTCGTCGACGGCGCGGAGGCCACCACCTACGACTCCCCGGCCGTGGCCCGCATCAAGGGCTCCTCCCGGATGCTCAAGGTGCTCCGCAAGGCCGTACGCGGTGCACTGGAGCTCGGCGGCGCCCCCGACCGGCTGCGCGTGGTGGCCTTCGGTCGCCGCCAGGAGCTGGAGGCCGACGAGCTGAACCGGATCCGGCAGAACGTGCTCGGCGGCACCGCCCCGGTCAACCTGCTGCGCCCGCGCGCCCGCAAGCTGCTGCTCGACGCCCTCTACGCGAAGTCCGGCGGCGCCGGCCGGCACAGCGACCCGGAGCTGGCCGCCGAACTGCGCTCCGCCTTCGACGAGGACATCTCCACCGAGGACGCCTTCATCGGCTTCCTCAACGCCTGGTGGCCCGAGCTGACCCCGCGGGCGGTGCTCGCCGCGCTCGCCGACGAGCGCCACCTCGGCCGCTGGTCGCGCCGGGACCTCAACCCGCGCGAGACCCGCCAGCTGGCCCGCTCGCTGCGCCGGGTGGGCCCGGACGGCAAGGGCCCCCTGTCGGTGCACGACGTGGCGCTGCTGGACGAGCTCCAGCTGCTGCTGGGCGCCCCGGCGCGGCCGAAGCGCAAGCGGGAGCTGGATCCACTCGACCAGCTCAGCGGGCTGGAAGAGCTGATGCCGACCCGCGAGGAGACCCAGTGGGAGCGGGCCGAGCGGCTCGCGGCGGAGCGCACCGAGTACGCGCACGTCATCGTGGACGAGGCCCAGGACCTGACGCCGATGCAGTGGCGGATGGTGGGCCGTCGGGGCCGGCACGGCACGTGGACCGTGGTCGGCGACCCGGCGCAGTCCTCCTGGACGGACCCGGAGGAGGCCGCCGCGGCCCGCGACGAGGCCCTCGGGTCCCGCCCGCGGCGCCGGTTCACCCTGACGGTGAACTACCGCAACCCGGCCGAGGTCGCCGAGGTCGCCTCCCGGGTGCTGCGCCTGGCGATGCCCGGCATGGAGCCGCCGTCGGCGGTGCGCTCCACGGGCCTGGAGCCCCGCTTCACGGCCGCCGGGGGCGATCTGGGCACGGCGGTCCGCGAGGAGACCCGGAGGCTGCTGGAGCAGGTGGACGGCACCGTCGGCGTGGTCGTGGCCATGGACCGGCGCGCGGAGGCGGCGGGCTGGCTCGCGGACCTCGGCGGGCGGGCGGTGGCGCTGGGCAGCCTGGAGGCCAAGGGCCTGGAGTACGACGCCACGGTGGTGGTCTCCCCGGCGGAGATCGCGGACGAGTCCCCGGCGGGCCTGCGGGTGCTGTACGTGGCGCTGACGCGCGCGACGCAGCAGCTGACGGTGGTCTCGGCGGAGCGGGACAAGCCGGACGCGGACGGGGTGCCGGAGCTGCTGCTGCCGTAG